From the Pseudomonas baltica genome, one window contains:
- a CDS encoding LysR family transcriptional regulator produces MIELRHLEYFRTLAETLHFGRAAQRLHISQPPLSRQIALLEEELGVKLFDRSSRRVELTDAGQRFYLDTGTVFAAFEQAKRNALAAARGEAGELSVGFMMSTAYSVTPAITRRYAALYPQVTLKLTETLPMDLATDISSGQKDVAIMYRPQDCTGLETASVYSEEMMLVLPPGHALLDYEVVEPMQLAGEPFIIVPRHIAPALHDMIVNYCLQHGVTPTVAMEINMQQTIVNLVGEGMGIAIVPRSMRNMRLATTTFRPLKNAPMIEVVAVWKHDNHNPCISSFIDSARLAGQEAEVNRAAEG; encoded by the coding sequence ATGATCGAGCTACGCCACCTCGAATACTTCCGCACCCTGGCCGAGACCCTGCATTTCGGCCGTGCGGCGCAGCGTCTGCATATCTCCCAGCCGCCGTTGTCACGGCAGATCGCGCTGCTGGAGGAAGAGCTGGGGGTCAAGTTGTTCGATCGCTCCAGCCGCCGCGTCGAGCTGACTGACGCCGGCCAGCGCTTCTATCTGGACACCGGCACGGTATTCGCGGCGTTCGAGCAGGCCAAGCGCAACGCCCTGGCGGCGGCACGGGGCGAGGCCGGTGAATTGTCGGTGGGCTTCATGATGTCCACGGCCTATAGCGTCACCCCGGCCATCACTCGGCGCTATGCGGCGTTATATCCGCAGGTCACCCTCAAGCTGACTGAAACGCTGCCCATGGACCTGGCGACGGACATCAGCAGCGGCCAGAAGGACGTCGCCATCATGTATCGCCCCCAGGATTGCACCGGGCTGGAGACTGCCAGTGTGTACAGCGAGGAGATGATGCTGGTACTGCCGCCGGGGCACGCCCTGCTTGATTACGAGGTGGTGGAGCCGATGCAATTGGCCGGCGAGCCGTTCATCATCGTGCCCCGGCACATCGCGCCGGCGCTGCACGACATGATCGTCAATTACTGCCTGCAACATGGCGTCACGCCGACGGTCGCCATGGAGATCAACATGCAGCAGACCATCGTCAATCTGGTGGGCGAGGGCATGGGCATCGCCATCGTGCCGCGCTCGATGCGCAACATGCGCCTGGCGACCACGACGTTCCGGCCGCTGAAGAACGCGCCGATGATCGAGGTGGTTGCGGTGTGGAAGCACGACAACCATAACCCGTGCATCAGCTCGTTTATCGACAGCGCGCGGCTGGCGGGGCAGGAGGCGGAGGTCAATCGCGCGGCAGAAGGCTGA
- a CDS encoding SDR family NAD(P)-dependent oxidoreductase, which produces MTQAAQQYRQSAVGRVALVTGAAMGIGAAIAQRLGEDGHTVVVADINLAAAEEMVAGLRANGIEALAMAIDVGNPESIASVFADLERSHGRCDVLVNNAGIAKTLPFIDYPLDNWQRVLDINLTGTLLCGQHAARLMRSNGWGRIVNVASISGMRASAGRTAYGTSKAAVIGLTKQMAIELAEYGITVNGIAPGPVDTPLTQALHSPETRASYARAVPLKRYGTPAEMAGAVAFLASDDASYISGHVIPVDGGFMASGILEI; this is translated from the coding sequence ATGACTCAAGCAGCCCAGCAGTATCGTCAATCCGCCGTAGGCCGTGTCGCACTGGTGACCGGCGCCGCCATGGGCATCGGTGCTGCCATCGCCCAGCGTCTCGGCGAGGACGGTCACACCGTGGTGGTGGCCGATATCAATCTGGCCGCCGCCGAGGAAATGGTCGCCGGCCTGCGCGCCAACGGCATCGAAGCGCTGGCCATGGCCATCGACGTCGGCAACCCCGAGTCCATCGCCAGCGTCTTCGCCGACCTGGAGCGCAGCCACGGCCGCTGCGACGTGCTGGTCAACAACGCCGGCATCGCCAAGACCCTGCCCTTTATCGACTACCCGCTGGACAACTGGCAGCGCGTGCTCGACATCAACCTGACCGGCACCCTGCTGTGCGGGCAACACGCGGCGCGCCTGATGCGCAGCAACGGCTGGGGTCGGATCGTCAACGTCGCCTCCATCAGCGGCATGCGCGCCAGCGCCGGGCGCACCGCGTATGGCACGTCGAAGGCAGCGGTGATCGGCCTGACCAAACAGATGGCGATCGAACTCGCGGAATACGGCATCACCGTCAACGGCATCGCTCCAGGCCCGGTGGATACGCCGCTGACCCAGGCCTTGCACTCGCCCGAGACGCGCGCCTCCTACGCCCGAGCGGTGCCCTTGAAGCGCTACGGCACGCCGGCGGAGATGGCCGGGGCGGTGGCGTTTTTGGCGTCGGATGATGCGTCCTATATCAGCGGGCATGTGATCCCGGTGGATGGGGGGTTCATGGCGTCCGGCATTCTGGAGATTTGA
- a CDS encoding TRAP transporter large permease subunit, which translates to MNTHVASASVASSRLPARVLICLNRWAMRIVGLLAVVLMVVETGVLLAGVISRYLLHSPLMWSDELASSLFIWLAMFGAVLALDRGEHMRMSAIVNKLPANWRAFSETLSAMIVCIFVAMIITPAMHHATEQMVITTPALGIPDGLRAAALPVGAVLMLLAAVARMARCTTVRQFGAGLLLIAAVAGGLWLAQPLLGQIGNFNLVVFFMVLLGACVFGGIPIAFAFGTATMAYLALVTHAPMSIVVSRMDEGMSHMVLLAVPLFVMLGVVLQLSGMAKTLIDFMASLLGHVRGGLQYVLLGAMFLVSGISGSKVADMAAVAPALFPEMKKRGSKPEELAALLAATGAMTETIPPSLVLITIGAVCSVSITALFIGGLMPAVVGTVVIALVCWWRSRNEAKPDVQRAPMGTVLKTFCIALPALALPLLIRIAVLEGAATATEVSTIGVAYVVMVGLVMHLFMRHIEFKRVYPMMLEAAALSGSILLIIGMASAMAWALTQSGFSANLVDIIADLPGGKFTFMLVTIVTFLILGSVLEGIPAIVLFGPLMFPLAEMLGIHPVHYAMVVILAMGIGLFAPPLGVGFYAACAISKVSSDNVIRKVWSYLAALIVALVIVACFPWISIGFL; encoded by the coding sequence ATGAACACCCACGTCGCTTCGGCCTCCGTTGCTTCATCGCGCCTGCCGGCCCGGGTGCTGATCTGCCTTAACCGCTGGGCAATGCGCATCGTCGGCCTGTTGGCCGTGGTGCTGATGGTGGTCGAAACCGGTGTGCTGCTGGCGGGGGTGATCTCGCGCTACCTGCTGCACAGCCCGTTGATGTGGTCGGATGAACTCGCCTCATCGCTGTTCATCTGGCTGGCGATGTTCGGCGCGGTGCTGGCGCTGGACCGCGGTGAGCACATGCGCATGTCGGCCATCGTCAACAAGCTGCCGGCCAACTGGCGGGCCTTCAGCGAGACGCTGTCGGCGATGATCGTGTGCATTTTCGTGGCGATGATCATCACCCCGGCCATGCATCACGCCACTGAACAGATGGTCATCACCACACCGGCCCTGGGTATTCCCGACGGCCTGCGGGCGGCGGCGTTGCCAGTGGGTGCGGTACTGATGCTACTGGCGGCAGTGGCGCGTATGGCGCGCTGTACCACAGTGCGCCAGTTCGGCGCTGGCCTGCTGCTGATTGCCGCCGTCGCGGGCGGTTTGTGGTTGGCCCAGCCGTTGCTCGGGCAGATCGGCAACTTCAACCTGGTAGTGTTCTTCATGGTGCTGCTGGGCGCCTGTGTGTTCGGCGGCATCCCGATCGCCTTCGCCTTCGGCACCGCGACCATGGCGTACCTGGCGCTGGTCACCCACGCGCCGATGTCGATCGTGGTCAGCCGCATGGACGAAGGCATGTCGCACATGGTGCTGCTGGCCGTGCCGCTGTTCGTGATGCTGGGGGTGGTGTTGCAGCTGTCGGGCATGGCCAAGACCCTGATCGACTTCATGGCCTCGTTGCTCGGCCACGTGCGCGGCGGCTTGCAGTACGTACTGCTGGGGGCGATGTTTCTGGTGTCGGGGATTTCCGGTTCCAAGGTCGCCGACATGGCAGCCGTCGCCCCGGCGCTGTTTCCGGAAATGAAAAAACGCGGCTCCAAGCCTGAAGAATTGGCGGCGCTGTTGGCGGCCACTGGCGCAATGACCGAGACCATCCCCCCGAGCCTGGTGCTGATCACCATTGGTGCGGTGTGCAGCGTGTCGATCACCGCCCTGTTCATCGGCGGGCTGATGCCGGCCGTGGTCGGCACCGTGGTCATCGCCCTGGTGTGCTGGTGGCGCTCGCGCAACGAGGCCAAACCGGACGTCCAACGCGCGCCCATGGGCACGGTGCTCAAGACCTTCTGCATCGCCTTGCCGGCCCTGGCCTTGCCGTTGCTGATCCGTATCGCCGTGCTCGAAGGCGCGGCCACGGCCACCGAAGTATCGACCATCGGCGTCGCCTATGTGGTGATGGTCGGCCTGGTGATGCACCTGTTCATGCGCCACATCGAATTCAAGCGCGTGTACCCGATGATGCTTGAAGCGGCGGCGTTGTCGGGGTCGATCCTCTTGATCATCGGCATGGCCTCGGCCATGGCCTGGGCGCTGACCCAGTCGGGCTTTTCGGCCAACCTGGTGGACATTATCGCGGACCTGCCAGGCGGCAAGTTCACCTTCATGCTGGTGACCATCGTCACCTTCCTGATCCTCGGCAGCGTGCTGGAGGGCATCCCCGCCATCGTGTTGTTCGGGCCCTTGATGTTCCCGCTCGCGGAGATGCTCGGCATCCACCCGGTGCACTACGCCATGGTGGTAATCCTGGCCATGGGCATCGGCCTGTTCGCGCCGCCCCTGGGGGTGGGTTTCTATGCGGCCTGCGCGATCAGCAAGGTGAGCTCGGACAACGTCATCCGCAAGGTCTGGAGTTACCTGGCGGCGTTGATCGTCGCGCTGGTCATCGTGGCATGCTTCCCGTGGATTTCCATCGGCTTTTTGTAG
- a CDS encoding TRAP transporter substrate-binding protein produces MADFSRRSFLKTASLASAAAAAGSLGLYSSSSLGADVITLKYANNLPLTHPMNVQARKMAKAIKEETDGQVILQVFPSSQLGSDTDTLAQVRSGAVDLFSLSPVILGTLVPAVQISAIGFAFKDYDTVWQAMDGDLGAHVRAQIAKADDGKLFAFEKMWDNGYRVTTTSTRPVATPDALKDMKLRVPPSPILTSIFKAFDAAPTAINFAEVYSALQTRVVEGQENPLTLVDSAKLYEVQKYCSLTNHVWDGFWMLGNKTNFSKLSAEQQVIVTKHINAGILAQREDLAKLQGSIRDTLKGKGLEIVEAPPEPFRAKLASTSYYADWKKTFGDDAWAILEKYAGKLA; encoded by the coding sequence ATGGCAGATTTCTCGCGCCGCAGCTTCCTCAAGACCGCCTCTCTCGCCTCGGCGGCCGCAGCGGCAGGAAGCCTCGGGCTGTACAGCTCGAGCAGCCTTGGCGCCGATGTCATCACCCTCAAGTACGCCAACAACCTGCCCCTGACCCACCCCATGAACGTGCAGGCGCGCAAGATGGCCAAGGCCATCAAGGAAGAAACCGACGGCCAGGTGATTCTCCAGGTGTTCCCCAGCAGCCAACTGGGCAGCGATACCGACACCCTCGCGCAAGTACGTTCCGGCGCAGTCGATCTGTTCTCGCTGTCGCCCGTCATCCTCGGCACCTTGGTGCCCGCCGTGCAGATCAGCGCCATTGGCTTTGCCTTCAAGGACTACGACACCGTTTGGCAAGCCATGGACGGTGATCTGGGCGCCCACGTGCGCGCACAGATCGCCAAGGCCGACGATGGCAAGCTGTTCGCCTTCGAAAAAATGTGGGACAACGGCTACCGCGTGACCACCACCAGTACCCGGCCGGTGGCCACCCCCGACGCGCTGAAGGACATGAAGCTGCGCGTGCCGCCGAGTCCGATCCTTACCTCGATCTTCAAGGCGTTCGACGCCGCGCCGACCGCCATCAACTTCGCCGAGGTGTATTCGGCCCTGCAGACGCGGGTCGTCGAAGGCCAGGAAAACCCCTTGACCCTGGTGGACTCGGCCAAGCTCTACGAAGTGCAAAAATACTGCTCGCTGACCAACCACGTGTGGGACGGCTTCTGGATGCTCGGCAACAAGACCAACTTCTCCAAGCTTTCGGCCGAGCAACAGGTGATCGTCACCAAGCACATCAATGCCGGCATCCTCGCCCAGCGCGAAGACCTGGCCAAGTTGCAAGGCAGCATCCGCGACACCCTCAAGGGCAAGGGCCTGGAAATCGTCGAAGCGCCACCTGAGCCGTTCCGCGCCAAGCTGGCCTCGACCAGCTACTACGCCGACTGGAAAAAGACCTTCGGTGACGACGCCTGGGCGATTCTCGAGAAGTACGCCGGGAAGCTGGCATGA